A window of the SAR324 cluster bacterium genome harbors these coding sequences:
- a CDS encoding TRAP transporter small permease subunit → MFLLLLPVSMQMLSRYTGLIPRYIWTEEMARFCFIWIILVGSMVAVRDKSHFIVDLIAEPKTQRGKVIWELIPDFMMTCVAVIFIIWGWPLVQFGLMQQSEMSGLPMIYIYGAWPLAGATWFFFLIEKFINNLKTLKSSK, encoded by the coding sequence ATGTTTCTGCTGTTACTTCCAGTTTCAATGCAGATGCTCTCCCGCTACACGGGTTTGATTCCAAGGTACATCTGGACTGAGGAGATGGCCCGATTCTGTTTCATCTGGATCATCCTCGTTGGCTCCATGGTCGCTGTTCGTGACAAGTCCCATTTTATCGTAGATTTGATAGCTGAGCCGAAGACACAACGCGGTAAGGTAATTTGGGAATTGATACCAGATTTCATGATGACTTGTGTTGCTGTCATCTTCATCATTTGGGGTTGGCCACTGGTACAGTTTGGATTGATGCAACAGTCCGAGATGTCTGGATTACCCATGATCTATATCTACGGGGCCTGGCCTTTGGCAGGGGCAACATGGTTCTTCTTTTTGATCGAAAAATTCATCAATAACCTGAAAACCTTGAAAAGTTCAAAATGA
- a CDS encoding TRAP transporter substrate-binding protein: protein MKTWMISKTAKSILSKMIGIGLATSMVFVGATTTVYAKKITLHGASQFDETHSYTRLMRRFEELTKMYYNGPDELEFVMHLNSELGLEKDYVAYMNQGISVDYAVASPSHMSTFSQMATLMDPPMLFRDPAHWSKVLTSGVFGPIEEDIYKRADIKIIGYGGGGIRHLIVNKPVSNMSEISDVPIRVMGAPIQTQLFNAFGMAPSVIAYSEVYNAIQTGVIDAAENEAAGIQQMKFYEVGPNISLTAHSITVRPLAVSGKTLRSLPEDLQAAIIQAGKDAGAYGRVVEMTEGQGILTKLESEGKLKTVNFTERQKLIDAAMPVLEEFFADNDAADLYKAIQAIK from the coding sequence ATGAAAACGTGGATGATTTCAAAAACAGCCAAATCGATTCTGTCAAAGATGATTGGAATCGGACTCGCCACGAGCATGGTTTTTGTTGGGGCAACCACCACGGTCTACGCTAAGAAAATCACACTGCACGGTGCCAGCCAGTTTGATGAGACACACTCCTACACTCGCTTGATGCGACGCTTCGAGGAACTCACCAAAATGTATTATAATGGCCCCGATGAGCTTGAATTTGTGATGCACCTGAACAGTGAATTAGGACTGGAGAAAGATTATGTCGCCTACATGAACCAGGGAATCTCGGTTGACTACGCTGTCGCCTCTCCTTCCCACATGTCAACCTTTTCCCAGATGGCAACTCTGATGGATCCACCAATGCTTTTCAGAGATCCAGCTCACTGGAGCAAGGTACTGACAAGCGGTGTGTTTGGACCGATTGAAGAAGATATTTACAAGCGCGCTGACATCAAAATTATTGGCTATGGTGGAGGTGGAATTCGGCACCTGATCGTCAACAAGCCAGTTAGTAACATGTCAGAGATCAGTGATGTGCCGATTCGTGTGATGGGTGCTCCGATTCAAACCCAATTGTTCAATGCTTTTGGGATGGCTCCATCCGTAATCGCTTACTCTGAAGTCTACAATGCAATTCAGACTGGTGTGATTGATGCCGCGGAGAATGAAGCCGCAGGGATTCAGCAGATGAAGTTCTACGAGGTTGGACCAAATATCTCCCTCACAGCACACTCCATTACCGTGCGACCGCTGGCCGTCAGTGGCAAGACTCTCCGAAGCCTTCCCGAAGATTTACAGGCAGCAATCATTCAGGCTGGAAAAGATGCTGGTGCCTACGGTCGTGTAGTTGAAATGACCGAGGGGCAAGGAATTTTGACCAAGCTTGAGTCTGAGGGCAAATTGAAGACGGTCAACTTTACCGAACGTCAGAAGTTGATTGATGCTGCGATGCCTGTTCTTGAAGAGTTCTTTGCAGATAATGATGCTGCTGATCTCTACAAAGCTATCCAAGCCATAAAGTAA
- a CDS encoding NAD(P)-dependent oxidoreductase: MQKPKIGFIGLGLMGSAMVERLQSLGYELIVKGNRSRQKIEEAISRGAVESASAKQMAEQVEIVMFCVDNSQSVESNIYGDAGVLLGVKAGTTVIDFGTSLPSSTLKIAQDLAAKGAFYLDCPLGRTPAHAKDGKLNVMGAGDEVVFNQVKPVLNDLGENVFYLGSSSTGNKIKLLNNFFAMTTACAMAEVFAMADAAEVPRDKVYQAMSAGPLRSGMMDFIRNYAIDGQIDLTFSIENAVKDINYYVQMAEDLNTTSRMAIGAQSTLAEAVGTSQGAKMVPQMVDFLSENLHQRPKN, from the coding sequence ATGCAGAAACCAAAAATTGGATTTATTGGCTTGGGACTGATGGGCTCAGCCATGGTAGAAAGACTTCAATCGCTGGGCTATGAATTGATAGTCAAAGGCAATCGAAGTCGTCAGAAAATTGAGGAAGCAATATCTCGGGGAGCTGTTGAGTCAGCCTCAGCAAAGCAGATGGCAGAACAAGTCGAGATTGTGATGTTCTGTGTGGATAACTCCCAAAGTGTGGAATCTAACATTTACGGTGACGCAGGAGTCCTTTTGGGAGTTAAAGCTGGTACAACTGTAATCGACTTCGGCACTTCTTTGCCCTCTTCGACATTGAAGATTGCACAGGATTTGGCTGCGAAGGGAGCATTCTATTTGGATTGTCCCCTGGGGCGAACTCCAGCACACGCAAAGGATGGCAAGCTGAATGTCATGGGAGCTGGGGATGAGGTGGTTTTCAATCAGGTAAAACCAGTGCTAAATGACCTTGGGGAAAATGTTTTTTATCTAGGTTCGTCAAGCACTGGGAACAAAATCAAACTTCTGAACAACTTTTTTGCGATGACAACGGCCTGTGCCATGGCAGAGGTCTTCGCTATGGCAGATGCTGCAGAGGTTCCCCGTGATAAAGTTTATCAAGCCATGTCAGCGGGACCATTACGTTCAGGTATGATGGATTTTATTAGGAACTATGCCATCGATGGGCAGATTGATCTCACATTTTCTATAGAGAATGCGGTGAAAGATATCAACTACTATGTCCAAATGGCTGAGGATCTCAATACGACTTCTCGAATGGCAATTGGGGCTCAGTCAACCTTGGCAGAGGCTGTGGGAACGAGTCAGGGTGCGAAGATGGTCCCACAGATGGTTGATTTCTTGAGTGAGAATTTGCATCAAAGACCCAAAAACTAA
- a CDS encoding amidohydrolase/deacetylase family metallohydrolase, with translation MIIRKVTPLNSPNTTSQPIDLEIEDGKIIRLGPQLDNPKGFKEYAFENALMSKGWVDLHVHVYFGATDISIRPEQAGLETGVTTLVDCGSAGEANFVGFSEFIAKQAKERLFAFLNIGSIGLVACNRISELSLGFRSVNVERTLKTIENYPDLIRGIKCRASQVITGDLGAEAVRVARKVARVAGLPLIVHVGEPPPLMEDVLDLLEEGDVVTHAFHGKPGGNLMEDPRSLAAVHEARIRGVLLDVGHGAASFSFKVMRFAREQGIETDLISTDLHRNSIKGPAYDLPTTLSKLLNLGMPLEQVIAAGSTRPSSFLDPTEGEDWLKVGKKADLTVFRVDQANTSVEDSLGDNLTLTQLIHPLLAIQGVNHAECGLRFQ, from the coding sequence ATGATCATCAGAAAAGTCACCCCTTTGAACAGTCCAAATACCACATCACAACCAATTGATCTTGAAATCGAAGACGGTAAGATCATCCGCCTTGGACCTCAGTTGGACAACCCAAAGGGTTTTAAAGAGTATGCATTTGAAAATGCCCTGATGTCGAAAGGTTGGGTGGATCTGCACGTACACGTCTATTTTGGGGCGACCGACATCTCCATCCGGCCTGAACAGGCTGGACTTGAAACTGGAGTGACTACTTTAGTTGATTGTGGCTCTGCAGGGGAAGCCAACTTTGTGGGATTTTCAGAATTCATTGCTAAACAGGCCAAAGAGAGGCTCTTTGCTTTCTTGAACATCGGAAGCATCGGACTTGTCGCCTGCAATCGAATCAGTGAACTTTCTCTTGGGTTTCGCTCGGTGAATGTAGAACGAACTTTAAAAACCATTGAGAATTATCCTGACCTAATTCGGGGGATCAAGTGCAGGGCTAGTCAGGTCATCACTGGAGACTTAGGTGCTGAAGCAGTACGAGTAGCGAGGAAGGTAGCCCGTGTCGCAGGATTGCCGCTGATCGTCCATGTTGGGGAACCACCACCCTTGATGGAAGACGTGCTTGATCTTCTCGAGGAAGGGGATGTGGTCACCCATGCCTTTCATGGGAAACCCGGGGGTAATCTGATGGAGGATCCGAGGTCACTTGCCGCTGTTCACGAAGCGAGAATTCGGGGGGTTTTACTGGACGTGGGGCATGGTGCAGCCTCTTTTTCCTTCAAGGTGATGCGCTTTGCGAGAGAGCAGGGAATCGAAACAGATTTGATTAGCACCGACCTGCACCGCAACAGCATCAAGGGGCCTGCCTACGACCTGCCTACAACCCTTTCAAAACTTTTGAATCTGGGAATGCCGCTGGAACAAGTCATTGCAGCAGGATCAACAAGACCCTCTTCCTTTTTAGACCCCACGGAGGGGGAAGATTGGTTGAAAGTTGGAAAGAAAGCAGACCTAACAGTATTCCGGGTAGATCAAGCGAACACTTCAGTCGAAGACAGCCTGGGTGATAATCTCACTTTAACTCAGTTGATTCATCCACTACTCGCCATTCAGGGTGTAAATCATGCTGAGTGCGGTCTACGATTCCAGTAA
- a CDS encoding acetylxylan esterase: MKPKDFDQFWAGIESDLNSVVPEPELKALSIRSKPQFTLYGLQLSSVKGYRIFAYYSVPRGEGPFPVIYHLPNYGSVVHIPPFEERCKYICVALCHRGQRLSDEPFAAAYPGLLTLGIEAAESYIYRDIAGDCLSVMDFLKSREEVDGQRICLLGGELALWTAARRSEAAALHYTPALHYNSLKRASQASNYPLEEFNDHLRGSASAQMSVEKTLSYFEPVHHAPHVQIPTMLVEDSVGFCDALVEAFTGPVDRVPLQHSSYRDGVRQANWIADKLDNGRPILPAHWC, encoded by the coding sequence ATGAAACCAAAGGACTTTGATCAATTCTGGGCTGGTATTGAAAGCGACTTGAATTCAGTGGTTCCAGAGCCTGAATTGAAGGCACTGTCCATTCGCAGCAAACCTCAATTCACTCTGTACGGCTTACAGCTTTCAAGTGTGAAAGGTTATCGAATCTTTGCTTACTACAGTGTGCCAAGAGGTGAAGGGCCCTTCCCAGTCATCTACCATCTCCCAAACTATGGGAGCGTTGTTCACATCCCACCTTTCGAAGAGCGTTGTAAATATATCTGCGTAGCGTTGTGTCATCGAGGCCAACGACTCTCTGATGAGCCTTTTGCGGCAGCATATCCAGGATTATTGACCTTGGGGATTGAAGCTGCAGAATCCTACATTTACCGTGATATTGCTGGAGATTGTCTATCTGTCATGGACTTTTTGAAAAGTCGTGAAGAAGTGGACGGTCAAAGAATTTGCTTACTTGGTGGTGAATTAGCGCTTTGGACAGCAGCCCGTAGATCTGAGGCAGCCGCCCTCCACTATACCCCTGCGCTCCATTACAACTCCCTTAAGAGGGCATCACAGGCTAGCAACTATCCCCTCGAAGAATTCAACGATCACTTGCGAGGCTCAGCATCCGCTCAAATGTCCGTAGAGAAAACTCTGTCTTATTTTGAACCAGTTCATCACGCTCCCCATGTTCAAATACCCACCATGTTAGTTGAAGACTCTGTGGGGTTCTGTGATGCTTTGGTTGAGGCTTTTACGGGGCCTGTTGATAGAGTACCTTTGCAGCACTCGAGTTATCGAGATGGGGTTCGACAAGCAAACTGGATTGCAGATAAGCTTGATAATGGCCGGCCGATCCTCCCAGCCCATTGGTGCTAG
- a CDS encoding acetylxylan esterase, whose protein sequence is MPKPNLSAHPTEVVKPHDFDQFWQEIMEEVDSIPLNASIELNPLRSSEEVEVFDVKYDSLDGLRIAGWYCLPRERTKTLPARVFYPGYISEPTLPKSHAAQGYATFGAAPRGKLRSNGAFNPGYPGLLTHNINDRDHYGYKGFYIDAVRVIDFLLEQPEVDSDRIGIQGSSQGGALTLVVSALRQQVRAASAGAPYLAGVVDAFKLTRTYPYEEINDYLGIHPEHRSAIVDTWNYYDCFNFAERIQCPIIVYIGLQDDVCPPETAYPLMERIGTSNKKLYEYEGHGHDANHHEHDHVVDAFFDNQLKQAGS, encoded by the coding sequence GTGCCCAAACCAAATTTATCTGCTCATCCTACGGAAGTTGTCAAACCGCATGACTTTGACCAGTTTTGGCAGGAAATCATGGAGGAAGTTGACTCAATCCCATTGAATGCCTCGATTGAGTTGAATCCTTTGCGTTCCAGTGAGGAAGTAGAGGTGTTTGATGTCAAATATGACAGCCTTGATGGTTTGCGAATCGCTGGCTGGTATTGTCTGCCCAGAGAAAGAACCAAGACCCTTCCCGCCCGCGTTTTCTATCCAGGCTACATCAGTGAGCCAACCTTGCCAAAATCACATGCTGCCCAAGGTTATGCTACCTTTGGTGCTGCTCCACGGGGCAAATTACGGAGCAATGGCGCATTCAACCCCGGATATCCTGGTTTGTTAACCCACAACATCAATGATCGAGACCATTACGGTTACAAGGGATTTTACATCGATGCAGTGAGGGTGATTGATTTTCTACTTGAGCAACCAGAGGTAGACTCTGATCGGATTGGAATCCAAGGGAGTAGCCAGGGAGGTGCATTGACTCTTGTTGTCTCCGCGCTCCGTCAACAAGTCAGAGCCGCTTCAGCTGGAGCACCTTATCTTGCGGGCGTCGTGGACGCCTTTAAATTGACGCGTACTTATCCGTATGAGGAAATCAACGATTATCTGGGAATACACCCAGAACATAGGTCAGCGATAGTGGATACTTGGAATTATTATGACTGCTTCAACTTTGCAGAGCGGATTCAATGTCCCATCATCGTGTACATTGGCCTGCAAGACGATGTTTGTCCTCCAGAGACTGCCTATCCATTGATGGAAAGGATTGGTACGTCTAATAAAAAGCTCTACGAATACGAAGGGCATGGTCATGACGCCAATCATCATGAGCATGATCATGTGGTGGATGCTTTTTTCGACAACCAATTGAAACAAGCTGGATCTTGA
- a CDS encoding aminotransferase class V-fold PLP-dependent enzyme has translation MTSNYKSLGIRPVINANATLTKLGGSLMPAEIRQAMQHAAQSFVDMHDLQQKVGARLAEITQNEAAFVSCGAATGLLLATAACIQKVSGATFESFPNSLGTQNEVIVQRMHRNPYDYAVRQAGATLVEIGTIDGTSLEDLENAYSASTVAVFWFQGVMNQPSELSLEDVIQSAKKQGVPIIVDGAAQLPPASNLWNFTQLGADLAIFSGGKDLSGPQASGLVVGKSEWIERIRILGAPNHGVGRPMKVGKEEMMGLLAAVERYVSLDHEQLLEVYEQRVQIWIQGLNGKGGLSAKRDYPNEAGQPVPRAIVQLPDNWSKDQLVDQLMVGEPAVSVAPSEKLNAILLNPMTVSDKETQIVLEQILKVIH, from the coding sequence ATGACTTCGAATTACAAATCGCTTGGGATTCGGCCTGTTATCAATGCGAATGCTACCCTCACGAAACTCGGTGGTTCGCTGATGCCTGCAGAGATTCGCCAAGCGATGCAGCATGCTGCTCAATCATTCGTTGACATGCATGATCTTCAGCAGAAAGTTGGGGCTCGCTTGGCAGAAATCACACAGAATGAAGCTGCCTTCGTAAGTTGTGGTGCTGCGACAGGGTTGCTGCTGGCTACGGCTGCATGCATCCAAAAAGTTTCAGGAGCAACCTTTGAGAGCTTCCCCAATTCACTCGGAACTCAGAATGAGGTCATTGTCCAAAGGATGCACCGGAATCCTTACGACTATGCTGTGCGGCAAGCAGGTGCTACTTTGGTGGAAATTGGAACAATTGATGGAACTTCCCTAGAGGATTTGGAAAACGCTTACAGCGCTTCGACTGTTGCTGTTTTCTGGTTTCAGGGTGTGATGAATCAGCCGAGTGAACTCTCTTTGGAAGATGTCATTCAATCCGCCAAAAAGCAGGGTGTACCTATCATTGTGGATGGAGCTGCCCAGTTGCCACCTGCTAGCAATCTTTGGAACTTCACTCAATTAGGGGCAGATCTGGCAATTTTCAGCGGTGGCAAAGACTTGTCAGGCCCACAAGCATCGGGACTAGTAGTTGGAAAGTCAGAATGGATTGAGCGGATAAGGATATTGGGTGCTCCCAATCATGGTGTGGGAAGACCGATGAAGGTCGGCAAGGAGGAAATGATGGGCCTCTTGGCAGCAGTAGAGCGCTACGTGAGCTTAGATCACGAACAGTTGCTGGAAGTCTACGAGCAGCGTGTTCAGATCTGGATCCAGGGCTTGAATGGAAAAGGTGGACTCTCAGCCAAAAGAGATTATCCCAATGAAGCAGGACAACCAGTCCCAAGAGCTATTGTTCAGCTTCCAGACAATTGGTCAAAGGATCAACTTGTGGACCAATTGATGGTGGGCGAACCTGCAGTATCTGTTGCTCCCTCTGAGAAACTGAACGCCATCCTTCTCAATCCAATGACGGTTAGTGATAAAGAGACGCAGATTGTGTTGGAGCAGATTCTCAAGGTAATCCATTAA
- a CDS encoding NAD(P)-dependent oxidoreductase: protein MKVLLAGGSGRVATLVIPFLKKQHQLRVYDRNPPVDQSLEFLQGELTDPVGLEKAVKGMDALIYLAMGSEDWDTWKGVDSAYDVNVKGLHFLLRSAQAAGIQQAVYCSSMSVYADLRKRYFQDEEIPPDETALYGFTKWLGEEICRNAWRRWGMHTNALRLCHPTLKEKWLSETQQGVTTIATTDEDIASAMLAALELKAGFQAFMLSGDYEQKIMCMAKAERMLDWTPKARPAT, encoded by the coding sequence ATGAAAGTTCTTCTTGCGGGGGGTAGTGGTCGGGTAGCAACCCTAGTTATCCCCTTTCTCAAAAAGCAGCATCAACTACGAGTCTATGATCGAAATCCCCCGGTGGATCAGTCACTGGAATTTCTTCAAGGAGAACTAACAGATCCTGTTGGTTTAGAAAAAGCCGTTAAGGGTATGGATGCTTTGATCTATCTGGCAATGGGTAGCGAAGACTGGGACACCTGGAAAGGGGTTGACTCTGCTTACGATGTGAATGTCAAGGGTCTACATTTCTTATTGAGGAGTGCGCAGGCAGCAGGGATCCAACAGGCTGTCTACTGTAGCAGTATGTCGGTCTATGCGGATCTCCGGAAGCGCTACTTTCAAGATGAGGAAATCCCACCAGATGAAACAGCGCTTTATGGTTTCACGAAGTGGCTGGGTGAGGAAATTTGTCGCAATGCCTGGCGAAGATGGGGAATGCATACGAATGCTCTGCGTCTATGTCATCCTACCCTGAAAGAAAAGTGGCTGAGCGAGACCCAACAAGGAGTTACTACAATAGCGACAACTGATGAAGATATTGCCTCTGCAATGCTTGCAGCCCTCGAACTGAAGGCAGGTTTTCAGGCTTTCATGCTCAGTGGAGACTATGAACAAAAAATTATGTGCATGGCCAAGGCTGAACGAATGTTGGATTGGACTCCAAAGGCTAGACCAGCCACATAA
- a CDS encoding carbohydrate ABC transporter permease, translating to MYQVSRWSAVSTQTVLIGWAVTVIFPMIWMIYSSFKTDQELFFSPWAPPVELQWDNFARAWTKAHVGEYLLNTLIVVVPALLLTLIISAMAAYVLARFEFVGRRFLFYMFLSGMLFPVFLALVPLFNLVNQLKMLNTFHGLILVYIAYSLPFTIFFLTGFFKTLPTEIEESAIMDGANPYQVFFKVMLPMASPGLISMGIFNFLGMWNQYVLPLVLISDESKYMLSQGLAFMLFKQFYENDWSALFAALTIIMVPTLIVYITFQKQIQDGITTGALKG from the coding sequence ATGTACCAAGTAAGCCGCTGGTCGGCCGTTTCCACGCAAACGGTTCTGATCGGTTGGGCAGTGACAGTGATTTTTCCAATGATCTGGATGATCTACAGTTCCTTCAAGACCGATCAGGAATTGTTCTTCAGCCCTTGGGCCCCACCAGTGGAACTGCAGTGGGATAACTTCGCGAGAGCCTGGACCAAAGCTCATGTGGGAGAATATCTCCTAAATACTCTGATTGTTGTTGTTCCTGCTCTGCTGCTAACGTTAATCATCTCTGCGATGGCAGCTTATGTCTTGGCACGTTTTGAATTTGTTGGTCGGCGTTTCCTCTTCTACATGTTTCTTTCTGGAATGCTCTTCCCTGTGTTTCTTGCCCTAGTGCCACTCTTTAACTTGGTGAATCAATTAAAGATGCTCAACACCTTCCATGGATTGATTCTAGTCTACATTGCCTATTCTCTTCCCTTCACCATTTTCTTTCTGACAGGCTTCTTCAAGACTCTCCCGACTGAAATAGAAGAATCAGCGATTATGGATGGTGCTAACCCCTATCAGGTGTTCTTCAAGGTCATGCTACCAATGGCGTCACCTGGATTGATCAGCATGGGCATTTTCAACTTTTTGGGGATGTGGAACCAATATGTTTTACCCCTCGTGTTGATCAGTGATGAGAGTAAATACATGCTCTCCCAAGGTCTGGCTTTCATGCTGTTCAAGCAATTCTATGAGAATGACTGGAGTGCTCTATTTGCAGCGTTAACAATCATTATGGTGCCCACATTAATTGTGTATATAACGTTTCAAAAGCAGATTCAGGATGGTATCACGACTGGTGCTTTAAAGGGTTGA